A section of the bacterium SCSIO 12696 genome encodes:
- a CDS encoding penicillin-insensitive murein endopeptidase: protein MKVVIFCLSVFASCAFAQTSSCYGTTSDGRLENGVELPFRGANFVGYSRVGRLAGRTYVHSEVRKIILKSYEHLNREYPDKVFKYAETGFKQGGQFKPHKTHRNGLSVDFMSPVINSEGKSVHLPTHAFNRFGYDIEFDASGKYKDLAIDYNSLAAHIVSLHKTAQSEGYELWRVIFDPGLQPYLLATQYGDYLKKNIRFSKKRSWVRHDEHYHVDFQIPCK, encoded by the coding sequence TTGAAGGTTGTTATTTTTTGCCTGTCTGTTTTTGCTTCCTGTGCGTTCGCCCAAACCAGTAGTTGCTACGGCACAACCTCCGATGGCCGCCTGGAAAACGGTGTTGAGTTGCCCTTTCGAGGCGCGAACTTTGTTGGCTATAGCCGCGTAGGCAGGTTGGCAGGGCGTACGTATGTGCACTCCGAAGTACGTAAAATCATCCTTAAATCATATGAGCACTTAAACCGTGAATACCCGGATAAAGTGTTTAAGTACGCGGAAACCGGGTTTAAACAAGGGGGGCAGTTTAAGCCTCATAAGACGCACAGAAATGGCCTGTCGGTTGATTTTATGAGCCCCGTTATTAACTCGGAGGGGAAATCTGTGCATTTGCCAACCCATGCCTTTAACCGCTTTGGCTATGACATCGAGTTCGACGCGTCCGGGAAGTACAAAGACTTGGCGATTGATTACAACTCCTTAGCTGCGCATATTGTGTCTCTGCACAAAACGGCTCAGTCAGAAGGCTATGAATTGTGGCGAGTTATTTTTGACCCAGGGCTCCAGCCCTATTTATTGGCTACACAGTACGGTGACTACCTGAAGAAAAACATTCGTTTTTCTAAAAAGCGTTCGTGGGTAAGGCATGACGAGCATTACCATGTTGATTTTCAAATACCCTGTAAATAA
- a CDS encoding acyl-CoA thioesterase encodes MSQTLPTGTLSLQTIAMPADTNPNGDIFGGWVLSQMDLAASIHARRIAKGRVATVHISNMSFLKPVPVGSTVSCYTELEKVGHASMHFKLDVWCTPLDELEAFKVTEGEFVFVAIDDEGKSRAVPKSD; translated from the coding sequence ATGAGCCAAACACTTCCCACCGGCACCCTCAGCCTGCAAACCATTGCCATGCCCGCCGACACCAATCCCAACGGCGATATTTTTGGCGGCTGGGTGCTGTCGCAAATGGACTTGGCGGCCAGCATCCACGCCCGCCGTATTGCCAAAGGGCGGGTGGCCACTGTGCACATCAGCAATATGTCGTTTCTCAAACCCGTTCCGGTGGGCTCAACCGTAAGTTGTTACACCGAGCTGGAAAAAGTAGGGCACGCCTCGATGCACTTTAAGCTGGATGTGTGGTGTACCCCACTGGATGAACTGGAGGCATTTAAAGTGACTGAGGGAGAATTTGTGTTTGTGGCGATTGATGATGAAGGGAAAAGCCGGGCAGTGCCAAAGTCAGACTGA
- a CDS encoding TRAP transporter large permease subunit has product MVESIPLIMFAVVCLLLMLGYPVAMTLGGTALIFAAVGSATGHFDMAFLEALPNRLYGTMANQTLIAVPLFILMGVMLEKARLAEDLLDSMSRLFGRLPGGLGIAVIVVGMLLAASTGIVGATVVTMGLMSLPTMLKRGYSPALASGTICATGTLGQIIPPSIALVLLGDILSNAYQQAQLNMGIFTPDTVSIGELFVGAIIPGLALVVLYIIYLLFVARIKPELAPASDDLEAITTGQLLKSLLPPVLLIVLVLGSILKGAATPTEAAGVGAIGATVLALVRQQLNLERLRQVMRNTTEVTAMVFMILIGAAIFSLVFRGFGGEELVTEVFESLPGGVFGATLLVMLVIFLLGFILDFIEITFVVVPIVAPVLLAMGLDPVWLGIMIAINLQTSFLTPPFGFALFYLRGVAPESVATGHIYKGVIPFIAIQLSMMAVLALWPDLATWLPEKLF; this is encoded by the coding sequence ATGGTCGAAAGTATCCCTCTGATTATGTTCGCGGTGGTCTGCCTGCTGCTGATGCTGGGCTACCCGGTAGCCATGACACTGGGCGGTACCGCACTGATTTTTGCCGCGGTGGGCAGCGCCACCGGCCACTTTGATATGGCGTTTCTGGAAGCCCTTCCCAACCGCCTTTACGGCACCATGGCCAACCAGACACTGATTGCGGTACCGCTGTTTATCCTGATGGGGGTGATGCTGGAAAAAGCCCGCTTGGCAGAAGACTTACTGGACAGCATGTCGCGGCTGTTTGGCCGCCTCCCCGGCGGCCTTGGCATTGCGGTGATTGTGGTGGGAATGCTGTTGGCGGCCAGTACCGGTATTGTCGGCGCCACTGTCGTTACCATGGGGCTGATGTCGTTACCCACCATGCTCAAGCGCGGTTACAGCCCGGCATTGGCCAGCGGCACCATCTGCGCCACTGGCACCCTGGGGCAGATTATTCCCCCTTCCATTGCCCTGGTATTGCTGGGGGACATTCTTTCCAATGCCTACCAACAAGCCCAGCTCAATATGGGCATCTTTACCCCGGACACCGTATCCATTGGCGAGCTGTTTGTGGGTGCGATTATTCCCGGGCTGGCGTTAGTGGTGCTTTATATTATTTATCTGTTGTTTGTGGCCCGCATCAAACCCGAGCTGGCTCCCGCCAGCGATGACCTGGAAGCCATCACTACCGGCCAACTCCTGAAAAGCCTGCTGCCTCCCGTACTGCTGATTGTGTTGGTACTCGGCTCTATTCTGAAAGGGGCCGCCACCCCCACCGAAGCTGCCGGCGTCGGCGCTATTGGGGCGACCGTACTGGCACTGGTGCGCCAGCAACTGAATCTGGAACGGCTGCGCCAGGTAATGCGCAACACCACCGAAGTCACCGCCATGGTGTTTATGATATTGATCGGCGCGGCGATTTTTTCCCTGGTGTTCCGGGGTTTTGGTGGCGAAGAACTGGTCACCGAGGTCTTTGAAAGCCTGCCTGGCGGCGTGTTCGGGGCCACCCTGCTGGTAATGCTGGTGATCTTTCTGCTCGGCTTTATCCTCGACTTTATCGAAATCACCTTTGTGGTGGTGCCCATTGTGGCCCCGGTACTGCTGGCCATGGGCCTGGACCCGGTTTGGTTGGGCATTATGATTGCCATAAACCTTCAAACCTCATTCCTGACGCCACCGTTTGGCTTTGCCCTGTTTTACCTGCGTGGGGTGGCGCCAGAATCCGTCGCCACAGGGCACATCTATAAAGGCGTCATACCTTTTATTGCCATTCAGCTTTCAATGATGGCCGTACTGGCACTGTGGCCGGATCTGGCCACCTGGTTGCCGGAAAAACTGTTTTGA
- a CDS encoding TRAP transporter small permease subunit: MTPSQPLQQLASAINHFSEWSGRALSWLTLAMALLTTTVVVMRYVLEINSIALQESVTYLHATVFLMGAAFTLKRGGHVRVDLFYRRLQPRWQALVDALGGLLLLLPMCVVIFWLCLDYVAASWQVREVSTEPGGLPFVYLLKSLLLMMPITLGLQALADIIANTLFFLGKGGSHIEPHDGGL; encoded by the coding sequence ATGACTCCCTCACAGCCCTTGCAACAACTGGCCTCCGCCATCAACCATTTCAGCGAATGGAGTGGCCGCGCCCTCAGCTGGCTAACCCTGGCCATGGCGCTGCTAACCACAACCGTGGTGGTGATGCGCTATGTCTTGGAAATCAACTCCATCGCCCTGCAAGAAAGCGTCACCTACTTGCACGCCACCGTGTTTTTGATGGGTGCCGCCTTTACCCTCAAGCGTGGCGGCCATGTGCGCGTCGACCTTTTCTACCGCCGGCTGCAACCCCGCTGGCAAGCCCTCGTGGATGCCCTTGGTGGCTTATTGCTACTGCTGCCCATGTGCGTGGTGATTTTCTGGCTGTGCCTGGACTACGTGGCTGCCAGTTGGCAGGTCAGGGAAGTCTCTACCGAGCCCGGTGGCCTGCCGTTTGTCTACCTGCTGAAATCCCTGTTGTTGATGATGCCAATCACCCTCGGCCTGCAAGCCTTGGCAGACATTATTGCCAATACCTTATTCTTCCTCGGCAAAGGCGGTAGCCACATCGAACCCCACGACGGGGGCCTGTGA
- a CDS encoding PstS family phosphate ABC transporter substrate-binding protein, with protein sequence MTNVKKSTKLTIAGLAAAATLASAAAIAASRDYISIVGSSTVYPFATVVAERFGKATKFSTPKIESTGSGGGMKLFCAGLGAEHPDITNASRRMKASEFELCKKNGVTNVVEVLIGYDGIVLSNSVKSKPMQLSRKDIYLALAKDVPNPDGSESLIPNPYKTWKDVNPALPNVKIEVLGPPPTSGTRDAFAELAMEGGAKKFAWIKAMKKKDKKKYKAIAHTVREDGAYIEAGENDNLIVQKLAANPNALGIFGFSFLEQNSDKVQGSIIEGNAPTFETIADKSYPVSRPLYFYVKKDHVGVIPGIKQYLAEFTSEKAWGEEGYLAEKGMIPMGSTKRRGMAASVNGLQTLESL encoded by the coding sequence ATGACCAACGTGAAAAAGAGCACCAAATTAACTATCGCTGGCCTGGCTGCCGCTGCTACTCTGGCAAGTGCCGCTGCTATCGCCGCTTCTCGTGACTACATTAGCATTGTAGGTTCTTCTACTGTTTACCCGTTTGCTACTGTTGTTGCTGAGCGTTTCGGTAAAGCCACCAAGTTCAGCACTCCCAAGATCGAATCCACTGGTTCTGGTGGTGGTATGAAGCTGTTCTGTGCTGGCCTGGGCGCCGAGCACCCAGACATCACCAACGCTTCTCGTCGCATGAAAGCGTCTGAGTTCGAGCTGTGCAAAAAGAACGGTGTAACTAACGTCGTTGAAGTTCTGATCGGTTACGACGGCATTGTTCTGTCTAACTCTGTTAAGAGCAAGCCCATGCAGCTGAGCCGCAAGGACATCTACCTGGCTCTGGCCAAAGACGTTCCTAACCCAGACGGTTCTGAGTCTCTGATCCCTAACCCTTACAAGACCTGGAAAGACGTTAACCCGGCTCTGCCTAACGTTAAAATCGAGGTTTTGGGTCCTCCTCCAACTTCCGGTACCCGTGACGCTTTCGCCGAGCTGGCAATGGAAGGTGGCGCCAAGAAATTTGCTTGGATCAAGGCCATGAAGAAGAAAGACAAGAAGAAGTACAAAGCTATCGCTCACACTGTTCGTGAAGACGGCGCGTACATCGAAGCGGGCGAGAACGACAACCTGATCGTTCAAAAGCTGGCTGCTAACCCCAATGCCCTGGGTATCTTCGGCTTCTCTTTCCTGGAGCAGAACAGCGACAAGGTTCAAGGTTCTATCATTGAAGGCAACGCGCCTACCTTTGAAACCATTGCTGACAAGTCTTACCCGGTTTCTCGCCCACTGTACTTCTACGTGAAGAAGGACCACGTTGGCGTGATCCCTGGCATCAAGCAATACCTGGCTGAATTCACCAGCGAAAAAGCTTGGGGTGAAGAAGGCTACCTGGCTGAGAAAGGTATGATCCCAATGGGTTCTACCAAGCGTCGTGGCATGGCTGCTTCTGTTAACGGCCTGCAGACTCTGGAATCTCTGTAA
- the pstC gene encoding phosphate ABC transporter permease subunit PstC, which produces MQTANLIIVLAAMVGIAYYLGRGRSFALAKPMGGIRHLNSLPFYYGAQTAIWCCVPALLLMALWAMFDEPIITQVVLSGLPDALQPQTTAEHNLLLNRIENIASGALSAGADEQALAAAADRLTALQGNTQKILTAAVLSLAVVGGFWGWRKVSPQLKARHHVEIVFKTTLLACACIAILTTVGIVFSVVFETIRFFNFDEVTVTGFIFGTEWSPQTAIRADQVASSGSFGAVPLFVGTLLISFIAMVVAVPVGLMSAIYLAEYANPRVRSVAKPMLEILAGIPTVVYGFFAALTVAPFLRELGESMGLDVSSESALAAGGVMGIMIIPFVSSLADDVITAVPQSLRDGSLGLGATKSETIKKVIFPAALPGIVGGIMLAVSRAIGETMIVVMAAGLAANMTANPLDTVTTVTVQIVTLLVGDQEFDSPKTLAAFALGLMLFVVTLLLNLFALRTVKKYREQYD; this is translated from the coding sequence ATGCAAACCGCCAACCTGATTATTGTGCTGGCTGCGATGGTGGGCATTGCCTACTACCTGGGGCGCGGCCGATCGTTTGCCCTGGCCAAGCCAATGGGGGGCATTCGCCACCTCAATTCGTTGCCGTTTTACTACGGTGCACAAACCGCTATTTGGTGTTGTGTTCCGGCCCTGCTGTTAATGGCGCTGTGGGCTATGTTTGATGAGCCCATCATTACCCAGGTGGTGCTGTCTGGGCTGCCAGACGCCCTGCAGCCGCAAACCACCGCTGAGCACAATCTGTTGCTCAACCGTATTGAGAATATTGCCTCTGGGGCGTTGTCTGCGGGTGCAGACGAGCAAGCCCTGGCAGCCGCTGCAGATCGTTTGACCGCTCTGCAGGGCAACACCCAAAAAATCCTTACCGCCGCGGTTTTGTCGCTGGCGGTTGTGGGCGGCTTTTGGGGTTGGCGCAAAGTGTCGCCACAGCTGAAAGCCCGCCACCATGTGGAAATTGTGTTTAAAACCACACTGCTGGCTTGTGCCTGTATCGCCATTCTGACCACCGTGGGCATTGTCTTCTCTGTGGTATTTGAAACCATCCGTTTCTTCAACTTCGACGAGGTGACGGTTACCGGCTTTATCTTTGGTACCGAGTGGAGCCCGCAAACCGCGATTCGTGCGGACCAGGTGGCGTCATCCGGTAGCTTTGGCGCTGTGCCACTGTTCGTTGGCACCTTGCTGATCTCCTTTATTGCCATGGTAGTGGCGGTGCCGGTTGGCCTGATGTCGGCCATCTACCTGGCGGAATACGCCAACCCTCGAGTGCGCAGTGTGGCCAAGCCCATGCTGGAAATTCTGGCGGGTATCCCCACCGTGGTTTACGGCTTCTTCGCCGCTTTGACCGTTGCCCCGTTCCTGCGCGAACTGGGTGAATCTATGGGCCTGGATGTGTCTTCGGAATCTGCCCTCGCCGCCGGTGGCGTGATGGGCATTATGATTATCCCGTTTGTTTCCTCTCTGGCGGACGATGTGATTACCGCGGTGCCCCAGAGCCTGCGCGATGGCTCTTTGGGTCTGGGTGCCACCAAGTCGGAAACCATCAAGAAAGTGATTTTCCCGGCGGCACTGCCGGGTATTGTCGGCGGCATTATGCTGGCGGTGTCTCGCGCCATTGGTGAAACCATGATTGTGGTGATGGCCGCTGGCCTGGCGGCCAATATGACCGCCAACCCATTGGATACCGTGACCACGGTAACCGTTCAGATCGTTACCCTGTTGGTGGGCGACCAAGAATTCGACAGTCCGAAGACCCTGGCAGCCTTTGCCCTGGGCCTGATGCTGTTCGTGGTTACCCTGTTGTTGAACCTGTTCGCCCTGCGTACTGTGAAGAAATATCGAGAGCAATATGACTGA
- the pstA gene encoding phosphate ABC transporter permease PstA, whose translation MTDTTQQNGAPATSNIDKVNKTLAKRYRAEKRFRLYGILSIAFGLLALVILFTDIISKGKGAFFQAYIQLEVTYDADVLGVYDVNDEDQMALANFEGVVKKALRDRFPEASTRKQKKELYRIASLGASFELRERLQNDPQLLGKTETLWLLADDDIDTYYKTLSGEEFTGATTENQRTWTKALAESGEIELQFSRNFFSNGDSREPELAGIWGAAKGSFFTLLITLMLSFPIGVAAAVYLEEFAPKNKWTDLIEVNINNLAAVPSIIFGLLGLAVFINFFHTPRSTPIVAGLVLTLMTLPTIIISSRAAIKAVPPSIRQAAMGMGASPMQVVLHHVLPLAMPGMLTGSIIGMAQALGESAPLLMIGLVAFVVDVPGAINDPATVLPVQIYLWADSPERAFVEKTSAAIMVLLSFLIMMNTLAVILRKRLERRW comes from the coding sequence ATGACTGATACCACACAGCAAAACGGCGCCCCTGCCACCAGCAATATCGACAAGGTCAACAAAACCCTGGCGAAACGCTACCGGGCAGAAAAGCGCTTCCGTCTTTACGGCATACTCTCTATTGCGTTTGGCCTGTTGGCGTTGGTGATTCTGTTCACCGACATTATCAGCAAGGGCAAAGGGGCTTTCTTCCAGGCGTATATTCAACTGGAAGTCACCTACGACGCTGATGTGTTGGGGGTGTACGACGTCAACGACGAGGACCAGATGGCCCTCGCCAACTTTGAAGGCGTGGTGAAGAAGGCTCTGCGCGACCGCTTCCCGGAAGCCAGTACCCGCAAGCAGAAAAAAGAGCTTTATCGCATTGCCAGTTTGGGTGCCTCGTTTGAGCTACGGGAACGTCTGCAAAACGATCCACAGCTATTGGGAAAAACCGAAACCCTATGGTTGCTGGCGGATGACGATATCGACACTTATTACAAAACTCTGAGTGGCGAAGAGTTTACCGGTGCTACCACCGAAAACCAGCGTACCTGGACCAAAGCGCTGGCGGAGTCCGGCGAGATAGAGCTGCAATTCAGCCGCAACTTCTTCAGCAATGGTGATTCTCGCGAGCCTGAGCTGGCGGGTATCTGGGGGGCAGCCAAAGGCTCGTTCTTCACCCTGCTGATTACCCTGATGTTGTCGTTCCCGATCGGTGTGGCGGCGGCGGTCTATCTGGAAGAGTTTGCCCCCAAGAACAAATGGACGGACTTGATTGAGGTAAATATCAACAACCTCGCGGCCGTACCTTCCATTATTTTCGGTTTGTTGGGTTTGGCGGTATTTATCAACTTCTTCCACACCCCTCGTTCCACGCCCATTGTGGCGGGCCTGGTGCTGACGTTGATGACTTTGCCGACGATTATTATTTCCAGTCGCGCAGCCATTAAGGCCGTGCCGCCCTCCATCCGCCAGGCGGCCATGGGCATGGGTGCCTCGCCCATGCAGGTGGTGCTGCACCACGTACTGCCATTGGCCATGCCCGGCATGCTTACCGGTTCCATTATCGGTATGGCGCAAGCGCTGGGTGAAAGTGCGCCGCTGCTGATGATTGGTTTGGTGGCCTTCGTGGTGGACGTGCCCGGAGCCATCAACGATCCGGCCACGGTGCTGCCTGTGCAGATTTATCTGTGGGCAGACAGCCCGGAACGGGCATTTGTGGAAAAGACGTCGGCGGCAATTATGGTGCTGCTGAGCTTCCTGATCATGATGAATACCCTGGCAGTAATTTTGCGTAAGCGGCTTGAGCGCCGCTGGTAA
- a CDS encoding phosphate ABC transporter ATP-binding protein, translating to MLMNKEERTESEVVRDIEHGETVGEPLVDDAKMAVRNANVFYGEKQAIFDVSLDVGKNQVIAMIGPSGCGKSTFLRCLNRMNDTVESCRVSGDLTLDGEDIYGKKMDVVALRARIGMVFQKPNPFPKSIYDNVAYGPRLHGLASRRGELDEIVETSLRRASLWDEVKDRLQSPGTGLSGGQQQRLCIARAIAVSPEVILMDEPCSALDPIATARIEELIAELRENYTIAIVTHSMQQAARVSQRTAYFHLGHLVEVNDTQKVFTSPEHELTEAYITGRFG from the coding sequence ATGTTAATGAACAAAGAAGAACGCACCGAGTCAGAAGTGGTACGTGATATCGAGCATGGTGAAACCGTGGGTGAGCCTCTGGTGGACGATGCCAAAATGGCCGTGCGCAACGCCAATGTGTTTTATGGCGAAAAGCAGGCGATTTTTGATGTTAGCCTGGATGTGGGTAAGAATCAGGTGATTGCTATGATCGGCCCGTCCGGCTGTGGTAAATCCACCTTCTTGCGCTGCCTCAACCGCATGAACGACACCGTGGAGAGTTGCCGTGTGAGTGGTGACCTGACCCTGGATGGCGAAGACATCTACGGTAAGAAGATGGACGTGGTTGCCTTGCGCGCTCGTATCGGCATGGTGTTCCAAAAGCCGAATCCTTTCCCCAAGTCTATTTATGACAATGTGGCTTACGGCCCGCGTTTGCACGGCCTGGCCAGTCGCCGTGGTGAGCTGGATGAAATTGTTGAAACCAGTTTGCGTCGCGCTTCCCTGTGGGATGAGGTGAAAGATCGCCTGCAATCACCGGGTACCGGCCTCTCCGGTGGTCAGCAACAGCGCCTGTGTATTGCTCGCGCCATTGCGGTAAGCCCGGAAGTGATTTTGATGGATGAGCCCTGTTCTGCTTTGGACCCCATTGCAACCGCTCGCATCGAAGAACTGATTGCCGAGCTGCGCGAAAATTACACCATCGCCATTGTGACTCACTCGATGCAACAGGCGGCGCGGGTTTCCCAGCGCACCGCTTACTTCCACCTGGGGCACCTGGTAGAAGTGAATGACACCCAGAAAGTGTTTACCTCGCCGGAGCATGAGCTCACCGAAGCTTACATTACCGGCCGTTTCGGATAA
- the phoU gene encoding phosphate signaling complex protein PhoU, with the protein MASMQFDQHISQEFNDELEQVKTRMLEMGGSVHQQLLDAVQAVEHADSSLAERVIEQEVDIDETEMEIDEACTLLIARRQPAASDLRMVIAVSKTVHDLERIGDEAVRVAKMAINLSEQGTAPRGYLEIRHIANSVCDMLNSSLNAFARYDVEAALKTLGDDDQVDMDYKSALRELVTYMMEDPRSITRVMNIMWTLRALERVGDHAKNICEQVVYLVKGKDIRHGHLDEA; encoded by the coding sequence ATGGCTAGTATGCAATTTGACCAACATATTTCTCAGGAATTTAACGACGAACTTGAGCAGGTAAAAACCCGTATGCTGGAAATGGGTGGCTCGGTTCATCAGCAGCTGCTGGATGCGGTACAGGCGGTAGAGCACGCCGACTCCTCTCTGGCGGAGCGAGTTATTGAGCAGGAAGTGGACATCGATGAAACCGAAATGGAAATCGACGAAGCTTGCACCCTGTTGATCGCACGCCGCCAACCGGCTGCCAGTGACCTGCGCATGGTGATTGCGGTGAGCAAAACCGTACACGACCTGGAGCGCATTGGTGACGAAGCGGTTCGCGTTGCCAAAATGGCCATTAACCTGAGTGAGCAGGGTACGGCGCCTCGCGGTTATCTGGAAATTCGCCATATCGCCAACAGCGTGTGTGACATGCTCAACAGCTCGCTGAATGCCTTTGCTCGCTACGATGTGGAAGCAGCGTTAAAAACCCTTGGTGATGATGACCAAGTGGATATGGACTACAAGAGCGCCCTGCGTGAGCTGGTGACTTACATGATGGAAGACCCTCGCAGCATTACCCGGGTGATGAACATTATGTGGACTCTGCGTGCACTGGAGCGTGTTGGTGACCACGCCAAAAATATCTGTGAGCAGGTGGTTTACCTGGTGAAAGGTAAAGACATTCGCCACGGGCACTTGGACGAAGCGTAA
- a CDS encoding M48 family metalloprotease — translation MSLRRPLLLVLLSALFASGCAVNPVTGKKELSLLSTQQEVQIGQQQYRPQVQSQGGSYYVDNELQFYINNVGQKLAKVSDRPDLPYEFTVLNSSVPNAWALPGGKIAINRGLLVYLEDEAQLAAVLSHEIVHAAARHTAARLSQQQLLGAGLAVAGGFAKDTQYEGALAQWGGLGASALMARYGRDDELESDQYGMLYMKRAGYDPQGAVELQQVFVRLSQGRRSDPISALFASHPPSQQRVAANKSHVAQLGSGGTRNRSGYQRAIAQLKKDAPAYQAAEEAQQLLAAQKPQEALKKLDRAVALQPGESSFWELRGVAWEMQNNLANAEKSYTTAIGKNPAYFKPHALRGLVRLQQNQLNSAEQDLLASYRILPTLPTSYYLGELAFQRRDYQRAQKYFQEAARGSGDLAQKAQQRMAEMQPQGQTQP, via the coding sequence ATGTCTCTACGTCGCCCCCTATTGCTTGTACTGCTGTCAGCGCTGTTTGCCAGCGGCTGCGCAGTAAACCCGGTTACCGGCAAAAAGGAACTGTCGCTACTATCTACCCAACAGGAGGTTCAGATTGGCCAACAGCAATATCGCCCGCAAGTGCAGTCTCAGGGAGGGAGTTACTATGTGGACAACGAGCTGCAGTTTTATATCAACAATGTGGGCCAAAAGCTGGCCAAAGTCAGCGATCGCCCCGATTTGCCCTACGAATTCACCGTACTCAACAGCTCTGTACCCAACGCCTGGGCCCTGCCCGGCGGCAAGATCGCCATCAACCGCGGTTTGTTGGTGTATCTGGAAGATGAAGCCCAGCTGGCGGCGGTGCTGAGCCACGAAATTGTTCACGCCGCCGCCCGCCACACTGCAGCGCGCCTTAGCCAGCAGCAATTGCTGGGAGCAGGGTTAGCGGTAGCCGGCGGTTTTGCCAAAGACACCCAATACGAAGGCGCATTAGCCCAGTGGGGTGGACTGGGCGCCTCTGCGTTGATGGCCCGCTACGGGCGTGACGACGAGCTGGAATCCGACCAGTACGGCATGCTGTATATGAAACGGGCGGGCTACGACCCCCAGGGGGCGGTGGAGTTACAGCAGGTGTTTGTGCGCCTTTCCCAGGGGCGACGCAGCGACCCGATCTCCGCCCTGTTTGCCAGCCATCCGCCATCCCAACAGCGAGTCGCTGCTAATAAAAGTCATGTGGCGCAATTGGGCAGCGGCGGCACTCGCAATCGCAGCGGTTACCAACGGGCCATCGCCCAACTCAAGAAGGACGCCCCGGCCTACCAGGCAGCAGAAGAGGCACAGCAGTTATTGGCCGCCCAAAAACCTCAAGAGGCCCTGAAAAAGCTGGACCGGGCAGTGGCCTTGCAGCCAGGAGAAAGTAGCTTTTGGGAACTGCGTGGCGTTGCCTGGGAGATGCAAAACAACTTGGCCAATGCGGAAAAGTCCTACACCACCGCCATTGGCAAGAACCCTGCTTATTTCAAACCCCACGCACTCCGCGGTTTGGTGCGTCTGCAACAAAACCAATTAAATTCGGCGGAACAGGATTTATTGGCCAGCTATCGGATTCTGCCAACCTTGCCTACCAGCTATTACCTGGGTGAGTTGGCGTTTCAGCGCAGAGACTATCAGCGGGCGCAAAAGTACTTCCAGGAAGCGGCTCGAGGCAGTGGTGATCTGGCGCAAAAAGCCCAACAGCGTATGGCGGAAATGCAACCGCAAGGCCAAACTCAACCCTGA
- the yaaA gene encoding peroxide stress protein YaaA, with amino-acid sequence MHIIISPAKTLDFDTPPKANRHSQAEFLANSAKLIGELRQLAPQDISALMKVSDKIGQLNYDRFQSWKRPFTEKNAKQALLAFKGDVYTGLDAESFTQHDFNWAQKHLRILSGLYGLLKPLDLIQPYRLEMGTKFANKGGKNLYEFWGDTITEALNVELASDKKPVLINLASNEYFKAVQPKALNAEIITPAFKDFKNGQYKMISFYAKKARGLMSAYIIKSRLKNPEDIKNFDSDGYYYSEEQSTGNNWVFLRDEQ; translated from the coding sequence ATGCACATAATTATTTCCCCTGCGAAAACCCTGGATTTTGACACGCCCCCCAAAGCCAACAGGCACAGCCAAGCGGAGTTTCTGGCTAATTCTGCCAAATTGATCGGTGAGCTACGCCAGTTGGCACCCCAGGACATCAGTGCGTTGATGAAGGTGAGCGATAAGATCGGCCAGCTCAACTACGACCGTTTTCAAAGCTGGAAGCGCCCTTTTACGGAAAAAAATGCCAAGCAGGCATTGTTGGCGTTTAAGGGGGATGTATACACCGGCCTGGATGCGGAGAGCTTTACTCAGCACGACTTTAATTGGGCGCAGAAACATTTACGCATTCTCTCTGGCCTTTACGGCCTGTTAAAGCCGCTGGACCTGATTCAGCCTTATCGGCTGGAAATGGGTACCAAATTTGCCAACAAAGGCGGTAAAAATCTCTATGAGTTTTGGGGCGATACCATTACCGAGGCTTTGAATGTTGAGCTGGCCAGTGACAAAAAACCGGTACTGATTAATCTGGCCTCCAATGAGTACTTTAAAGCGGTACAGCCGAAGGCCTTGAATGCGGAAATTATTACCCCGGCGTTTAAGGATTTTAAAAATGGTCAGTACAAAATGATTAGCTTTTACGCCAAAAAAGCTCGAGGTTTGATGAGTGCCTATATCATTAAAAGTCGCCTCAAGAATCCCGAAGATATTAAAAACTTTGACAGCGATGGCTACTATTACAGCGAAGAGCAATCAACAGGAAATAACTGGGTATTCCTTAGAGATGAACAGTGA